The following is a genomic window from bacterium.
TTTTTCATCCGTGAACATTGTGAATGGCTCCACCAAAAAGCACCTTCACAGTCCGAATTTGCGTTCAGTCCTGAGGCGTCTCTGGTTTTTGAGGCGTTGCAGAAACAGGGGGCTTCTTTTGTTTCCGATCTGGTTCGATGCACGAATCTCAAGAAGCGTCAGGTGGAAACAGCTTTATGGGAGCTGGTCACAGCCGGTTTCGTTACAGCAGACGGTTTCGATAGTCTTCGCTCACTACTGGAGAATCGCAAGAAAGCGCTCCAGATTAGCCGTTCGGGCGCCGGCCGGTGGTCCGTTTTGCGCGCTCAGAATACGGCCGAGACGGAACCAAATGTGGAAGCCGCATGCCGCATGTTGCTCGAACGCTATGGCGTTGTTTTTCGCGATGTTGTGCAACGCGAAACACTTGTGCCGCGGTGGCGCGAGCTGTTGCTCACGTTCCGTAGATTGGAAGATCGCGGCGAAGTGCGTGGCGGCCGTTTCATCAGCGGATTTGTTGGAGAACAATTCGCTTTGCCTTTAGCAGTGGATTCCCTGCGCGCGATTCGCAAGATCGAGCCTTCGGGCGAAATCGTCCGTCTCTCTGCAGCCGATCCGTTGAATCTGGTCGGTATCATCGTTCCGGGTGAACGCGTTTCAGCCGTTTCTCGCACACCGGTTACTTTCTGTGATGGCGTTCCCCAGGTCACATACATCGGATAGCGTATTATCCAATTTGTTAGGCGCGCTCACCAATGATATCCGACCGAAACAGTTCCGCGAAGCTGATTCACAAAACTGATGTTGCTCGAAGAAACCCATTTGAATTCAGGTCTGATCGAGACGTGAGGTGCCAGGAAAATGCGAGCTCCACCTCCCCATTGAAGTGTGTAACCGGTATCTGTGGAACGAAACTCTGGGTCGATAAAACTTCCCGTTTGATTGAAACGGGTCAGACCGGTTCCAACGAGAACATAGGGTTCAACCTTGCCGGTTGGAAAATAAACATGGAAATCAACGGCGAGAGTCGTTGCATTCGATTCTATGTGGACTCCGGATGAGAAATTCCGTGTACTGTCAGCATAGTATCCTTCAATGTTAAACCCGAACCTTCGTGAGAGCCGCAGTCCGAGTCCGCCTCCGAAATTGATTCCTGTTCCCAAATAGCTTTCATCATCATGAATACCCGCGATTCCGGCGAGTCCAAAAACTTCCGTTTTATAATCCGGAGCTTGTGCAAAACCGAAACCTGCAAACAAAACCAAAACAGCAAATGCTGCAATCGTAAATCTCATACTTCACCTCTTTTTTGAGGCAAAGCAAATGTTCTGCCAGAGTTATACGGTCGCTAACAGTTTTTTCCAGCGTTCCCACGCAGCATCACGGGCTTTTTTGTTCGCTTCGGAAGCGTTTGCTTCCTCTCCTTTCCTCATGAATCCGTGGTCCGCGCCCTCATAAGTCATAGGTTCAAAAGTCTTCCCTAGTTCCGTCATAAGTGTTTGTGTTTCAGGAAGGGTAGCATTGATGCGCGCGTCGTTGCCCCCATAGAATCCATGAACAGCGGTTGAAATCCGTTTCAGATCATCCTTTGTGTATGAAAAACTTCCGTAGAAGACAAAGGCCGCTTTTAGATCGGACCGGTTGGTTGCAAAACGAAAAGTTTGTCCACCACCCCAGCAAAAACCACCTACGGTCAACCTACCATTTGAAGCGGGCAATTTGACCGCGTAATCCGCAACGGCATTCAAGTCAGAAGTGACCTGTTCCGGTGAAAGCCTGTAGATGGCTTCTGTCGCGGCGTCTGCGCTGGTGAAGTCGCTGGTTTTACCGCCGTTTGGTCCTGTACCCGAAAGCAAGTCCGGCGCAACCGCAAGATAGCCCGCTTCTGCAAGTTGATCTGCTACGGTTCGGACCCAATCCGTCAGTCCTTTATTTTCATGAATGACAATAACCGTTGTCGCTTTGTCTTTCTTTTCGGGATAAACAACGAACGAATGAATCGACTTCTCGCCATTTTTTATCGCCACCCATTCTTGATGTCGTGGTGATTTTTCCAGGCGTTGTGATTGCGCAAATGCGAATGAAACAGCAAAAATCACGAGCAGCAACAGAATCGTATTCTTCATAATTCCTCCTAGGAGATAGAATTTAGCAGTACAGGAGGTTCCTGCAATGGAAAATTTGGCTTTGCGATTCATTCGATGGGGCATCGCACTCATGTTACTGGGCCTGTTAACGGGCTACGGGCCACTAGCGCATTACCTGCACGGAGGTGTGGAGGTCGCGTGTCCGTGGGCGCCCATTCATGGTCACGTGGGATTGCTGGGTTGGATCGGGATGACTCTCTTCGGTTTGGTTTATCAGGCGCTTCCACGATGGGCGAACGGTAAGTCACCTTCAGTTCGCCTTGCAAAAGCTCACTTATACGTATGTGTCACTGCCGTATTGGGCGTAATGGTCAACGGCCTGGTGGGCTATCGAATCTTGGATAGAATCTCTCCAAGCTTCTACTACATTCCGGACCAAAAGATCCTGAGTCTCTGGCTTTCGATCGATGGATTGTTTTTAACGCTTTATGGTGCCGGCTGTTTTCTTTTCCTTGTTGTGGTTTCTCGATCGACCGAATATGTGCCGGAGGCTCGCTAAGCGTCCTTGTAAAATCGTTTCATTGCTCTGGCTCCCCGTTTGGCCTGGGCCTTGGCCGACTGGCGCGCGTGAAAACTGGTCTTTCTTTCGATGAATTGCAGCTCGGCCTGCAGTTTGTAGTAACCATCAACACGGTCCTGAGTAAGCATTCCTTCTTCCACTGCTTCTGCAATCGCGCAGCCTGGTTCTCCTTTGTGTTTGCAATTCCGGAATCTACATCGTGAAGCGAGATCTTGCAGATCTTGAAAAGTCTTTGAAATCCCCGTAATGCTCTCCCACAGTCCGACTTCTCGCATGCCAGGAGTATCAATGACAATTCCTCCTTCTGGTAGAAGAATCATTTGTCTGGAAGTTGTTGTGTGACGTCCACGATCATCCCATTCCCGAATCGATTGCACGCGCTGCATCACTCGACCCGCCAGCGCATTGATGATCGTACTCTTCCCAACACCGGATGAACCGATGAACGCAGCTGTTCTATTGTATTCAAGATACTGCGCCAATTGCGCAAGTCCTTCTCCACTGACTGCACTAAGAATATGTACTGCGACCGCATGGGCAACGTTGTAAACCATTTCACGAAACGCTTCCGGGTCCGGGCAAAGATCCGCTTTGTTCAAAAGTAAGACCGGTTGCGAGCCGCTTTCCCATACGATTGCGAGATAACGTTCTACCCGCCTTTCGTTTAGATCCTGATTCAAAGACGTTACGATGAAAATCGTGTCCAGATTGGTTGCCATGACCTGTTCACTCAGCCCTTTGCCGGCTTCCTTGCGTGAAAGAACGGTTTTGCGCGGAAGAATCGCTTCAATCGTTGCTCGACCTTCGGATACTCGCGGGGTTATCGCAACCCAATCTCCAATCGCAGGCAGATCGGTTCGGTCTTCAGCGTGGAAACGGATCCGGCCAGGAATGGTTGCGAAGAGTTCGCCTGGTTCCGAAAATACGCGATAGAGTCCTTTGTTTTCCTCAGCTACGCGCGCGGGAATGCAATTGCGCAAATTCAGCTGAGAAAAATGATTCTGAAATTCAGAATTCCAACCTAATTGTTGTAAGTGCACTGTAGTTTCTCCTGTAGCGCGGGCGTCTCGCCTGCGTTTTCTAACAAAAAATGAGACACACTTGTCCCACCATGTTGTTATGGTTGAATGGGGAGCGTCCGACTATCGTCGAACTGACGATTCGGAGGCAGATTGATCCCTGAGATGAGAAACTACAAACACAGGCGCCTCCTAAAATTTCAGCTGAGTATTTACTCAACCGTTAAGGTCAGTATAAGGAAATTCGGCCTGCTGTCAATTCTGCAGTGTGTGCCTGCTCAGGAAATTCCAGGCTTCCCGGGCGCTTTCCATATCGTGATTCTGCGGTCCCACAATCCATTCCACAAAAGGACGAAGCAAGTGCCGGACGCTTGGAATTGTATGGCCACCACCTTTAACCGTGTAAAACAAAACCTCGGTGCCTTGCCTACCCTTATCGTACAATTCACTCCGAACAATCGATCCATCTGCGGAATCCAGATCATTGAATTTCTTTGTCTGAGACGGCAAAGTCGTTGTGGAATTGAGCTGGATCCAGGAGTCCCGCGTCGCGCGCGCAGATAGTACAGAGCCTCCATTCTTGATTATGTTGCCGCCGTTCCATGGCATCCATGTATCTTTCGTTCCATTGCAAATGAAAATGGAAATTGGCCGTGCGGGTTTCGTGCATTCACTGTTTTGCGGAAGATTGGCTACAAAGGCAGCGATCGCTGCTATCCGGTGCGAGAGTTCAGTCGCCAGACGATAGGACATCATTCCGCCGTTGGAAGCGCCTGTTGCATAAACCCGCTCTGAATCGATTTGATACTTCCTGATGGCCCAGTCAATTAGGTTGTTGATGAATCCCACGTCGTCCGCTCCGCTTTCAACGGCTCCCGCATCGGCGCGACAGTCGTTCCAGTGCTGGTTTGTTCCGTCCGCTTTTCCGGTGCCCGCTTCAATTCCATTGGGAATGATCAACAGAAATTTCTTTTCATCAGAAAGTTTCATCCACTCATTTTGAGCGGAGTTCTTCTTTAGAATTTGTGTATAGTCCTGAGAGCCTCCGTGTAGAAGAATGACGATGGGGGAATGATCCGGCAGACGTGCCGGCAGATAATAGTGAAAATAGCGGACCCGGCCATCCGGGACGTGAATTGTTTTGTTCTCATGCAACGTTCGGCCAAAAAGAAAGTCCGGCAGCAAAACAAATCCGATCAAAATGAGCGTTTGAAAATTCATCGGGTTCCTCCATTTTGTAGGGGCAGGGCATTCGCGTTTTTTGCGAATGCTCTGCCCGGCACTCGGCGGGCGCAGCATTTGTAAAAAACACAAATGCGCGCCGCCCCTACAATAGAAACCCGTGAATCCTTTCAAAGTTTTATCGAATTTGTTACGAATTGTTACCGGTAGCCTTCCGCTTGAAGCGAGAACAATTCAGCGTAGAGACCCTTCTTTTCCAGGAGTTGATCGTGCGTTCCCTCTTCTACGACTTTTCCGTCATTTAAGACAATGATACGGTCCGCCATTCGAACGGTTGAGAATCGATGAGAAATGATGACTGCCATGCGCCCTTCAACCAGCTTGGAAAATCGTATGAAAACTTCGTACTCGGCGCGCGCATCGAGCGCAGCGGTGGGCTCATCCAGAATCAGCAGCTGCGCGTCCCGCATGTAAGCGCGCGCCAGCGCAACTTTTTGCCATTCTCCACCCGATAATTGAACGCTGTTATCGAAGCGATATCCAAGCATCTGACGATATCCGTCCGGCAAACGGGATAAAAGTGACGCTGCCAGGGAACGTTCCGCAGCGGAAACAATCTCCGAAGGCACATTTGTATTTCCATTGTCTGAATTCACATATTCTTTAACGCGGTCGATTTCACCGACTCCGATGTTTTGATCAAATGGTAAATCGTATTCCACGAAATCTTGAAAGATCACGCCAATTGATTTGCGTAAAGAATTCAGCTCGTAATCGCGAAGATCAACCCCTTCTAAGAGGATCCTGCCTTCTGAAGGTTCGTACAAACGCGCCAGTAACTTTGCGAGAGTGGTTTTTCCGGCGCCATTTTCTCCCACAAATGCAAGTCGCTCGCCGGGCGCGATACAAAAGGAAATGTTCCTCAAAGCCCACCGTTCACTTCCGGGATATCGATATCCGACATTCTCCAGAACAAAACCCTGCTGAATTGTTTCCGGCACAGCAATCGCGCCGGGTCGTGAAACAATCGTCGGTTTCATTTCAAAAAAATCAAAAAGATCTTTGAGATACAGACTCTGTTCATAGAGATCGCCCGCGGTAAGAAGCAATCGCTGAATCAAGTCGCGGCTCCGAGCGAACGCTCCTGCTAGAAAAATCATGGAGCCGAGTGTCAAAATTCCCTTGACTGTGCGGATCAGGATTACGACGTACGCCGTATAATAACCAGCGGTTCCGATCAAGGACAAAAGGGAAGAGACAATGGCTTTTCGAATCGAAAGTTGTTTGTTTTCCTCATAGAATCGTGATGATAGAGTGCGAAATTGATCGATTAACCAGGGAGCCAATCCGAAGATCTGAACTTCCTTGGCTGTTTCATCGCTGGCGCCCATGTACCGGATGTAATCGAGCCGCCTGCGCTGGGGCGTTCGCCGAAAAAACAAAGAATATTCGAGTGAAGCAAAATGAGTTTCACCAAGGAAGCTTGGGAAAACAGCAATTGCGAGCAATAACAACAGGAGAGGACTGAAGACCAGCAGCGCTGCCCCCAGCGAAAGAAGCGTGAGGATATCCTGACCCATGGAAAAGAATTGCGCGAGCAGCGAGATGCGTCCGGTGGTTTGCCTGCGTGCTCTTTCAAGCTGATCGTAGAATTTTGCGTTTTCAAACTGATAGAGGTCCAGAGCTGCTGCGTGTTGCATTAAACGGACACTTGTGTGGTTTGAAAAGAGATCACCCAGCAAGCTTTCCACGAGCGCAGAAGCTCTTGCGAGCGCTTCACCGCAGACGACTATGGCGACTTCCAGCGCAATCAATTTCCAGAGACGAGTGTAATCGGGCGTTGCAGTGAGAGCAGCCGCGACTGTATCAAGGATGAGTTTCCCGATCCACAATGTTCCGACCGGGACGAAGGCGCGCACAAACCGAAGCAAGGCCATTGCAACCGTGAATTGGGAATGCGCTTGCCAGACCATTCTCATCAGCTGGAACACGTATCGAAAAGCGGCAATGCGCTGTTTCCAGGAAGGGGCCGGTTCCGCTGGTGGCATGCAAAAAGGTTAAAGCC
Proteins encoded in this region:
- a CDS encoding porin family protein, which translates into the protein MRFTIAAFAVLVLFAGFGFAQAPDYKTEVFGLAGIAGIHDDESYLGTGINFGGGLGLRLSRRFGFNIEGYYADSTRNFSSGVHIESNATTLAVDFHVYFPTGKVEPYVLVGTGLTRFNQTGSFIDPEFRSTDTGYTLQWGGGARIFLAPHVSIRPEFKWVSSSNISFVNQLRGTVSVGYHW
- a CDS encoding dienelactone hydrolase family protein, encoding MKNTILLLLVIFAVSFAFAQSQRLEKSPRHQEWVAIKNGEKSIHSFVVYPEKKDKATTVIVIHENKGLTDWVRTVADQLAEAGYLAVAPDLLSGTGPNGGKTSDFTSADAATEAIYRLSPEQVTSDLNAVADYAVKLPASNGRLTVGGFCWGGGQTFRFATNRSDLKAAFVFYGSFSYTKDDLKRISTAVHGFYGGNDARINATLPETQTLMTELGKTFEPMTYEGADHGFMRKGEEANASEANKKARDAAWERWKKLLATV
- the rsgA gene encoding ribosome small subunit-dependent GTPase A produces the protein MHLQQLGWNSEFQNHFSQLNLRNCIPARVAEENKGLYRVFSEPGELFATIPGRIRFHAEDRTDLPAIGDWVAITPRVSEGRATIEAILPRKTVLSRKEAGKGLSEQVMATNLDTIFIVTSLNQDLNERRVERYLAIVWESGSQPVLLLNKADLCPDPEAFREMVYNVAHAVAVHILSAVSGEGLAQLAQYLEYNRTAAFIGSSGVGKSTIINALAGRVMQRVQSIREWDDRGRHTTTSRQMILLPEGGIVIDTPGMREVGLWESITGISKTFQDLQDLASRCRFRNCKHKGEPGCAIAEAVEEGMLTQDRVDGYYKLQAELQFIERKTSFHARQSAKAQAKRGARAMKRFYKDA
- a CDS encoding prolyl oligopeptidase family serine peptidase — its product is MNFQTLILIGFVLLPDFLFGRTLHENKTIHVPDGRVRYFHYYLPARLPDHSPIVILLHGGSQDYTQILKKNSAQNEWMKLSDEKKFLLIIPNGIEAGTGKADGTNQHWNDCRADAGAVESGADDVGFINNLIDWAIRKYQIDSERVYATGASNGGMMSYRLATELSHRIAAIAAFVANLPQNSECTKPARPISIFICNGTKDTWMPWNGGNIIKNGGSVLSARATRDSWIQLNSTTTLPSQTKKFNDLDSADGSIVRSELYDKGRQGTEVLFYTVKGGGHTIPSVRHLLRPFVEWIVGPQNHDMESAREAWNFLSRHTLQN
- a CDS encoding ABC transporter ATP-binding protein/permease gives rise to the protein MPPAEPAPSWKQRIAAFRYVFQLMRMVWQAHSQFTVAMALLRFVRAFVPVGTLWIGKLILDTVAAALTATPDYTRLWKLIALEVAIVVCGEALARASALVESLLGDLFSNHTSVRLMQHAAALDLYQFENAKFYDQLERARRQTTGRISLLAQFFSMGQDILTLLSLGAALLVFSPLLLLLLAIAVFPSFLGETHFASLEYSLFFRRTPQRRRLDYIRYMGASDETAKEVQIFGLAPWLIDQFRTLSSRFYEENKQLSIRKAIVSSLLSLIGTAGYYTAYVVILIRTVKGILTLGSMIFLAGAFARSRDLIQRLLLTAGDLYEQSLYLKDLFDFFEMKPTIVSRPGAIAVPETIQQGFVLENVGYRYPGSERWALRNISFCIAPGERLAFVGENGAGKTTLAKLLARLYEPSEGRILLEGVDLRDYELNSLRKSIGVIFQDFVEYDLPFDQNIGVGEIDRVKEYVNSDNGNTNVPSEIVSAAERSLAASLLSRLPDGYRQMLGYRFDNSVQLSGGEWQKVALARAYMRDAQLLILDEPTAALDARAEYEVFIRFSKLVEGRMAVIISHRFSTVRMADRIIVLNDGKVVEEGTHDQLLEKKGLYAELFSLQAEGYR